A single window of Alphaproteobacteria bacterium DNA harbors:
- a CDS encoding branched-chain amino acid ABC transporter permease, translating into MTSPMSKSGQVACLIVLLLLAAIPFLGEAYLIDLATEILVFVLFALSLNVLIGYSGNVSFGHAAYFAIGGYANAILLTTYQVPLVVSMPAAVILAMLAAMFVAWFCTRLTDIYFAMLTLAFAMLVWAIAFKWRDVTHGDDGFVGVTVPAFLDDRVGFFYFTLAIVAAATAVLWLICHSAFGKVLVAVRENRTRAGFVGVNTRQMRWTAFVVAGTFAGIAGAIFAMYNRGMYVENAFWTQSAQVLIMVLLGGMYSFFGPAIGAAALYLLERFTNEYTEYWPTVLGGILLVILMFLPEGLVGLAQKVKGKLAGQGGSN; encoded by the coding sequence ATGACCAGCCCCATGAGCAAATCCGGTCAGGTCGCCTGCCTGATCGTTCTCCTGCTTCTGGCCGCCATCCCGTTCCTGGGCGAGGCCTATCTGATCGACCTCGCGACCGAAATCCTGGTGTTCGTGCTGTTCGCCCTCAGCCTGAACGTGCTGATCGGCTATAGCGGCAATGTCTCGTTCGGCCACGCGGCCTACTTCGCCATCGGCGGCTATGCCAACGCCATCCTGCTGACCACCTACCAGGTGCCGCTGGTGGTCAGCATGCCGGCGGCGGTGATTCTGGCCATGCTGGCGGCCATGTTCGTCGCCTGGTTCTGCACCCGGCTGACCGACATCTATTTCGCCATGCTGACCCTGGCCTTCGCCATGCTGGTCTGGGCCATCGCCTTCAAATGGCGCGACGTGACCCATGGCGACGACGGCTTTGTCGGCGTCACCGTGCCGGCCTTCCTGGACGACCGGGTCGGCTTTTTCTACTTCACCCTGGCCATCGTCGCCGCGGCCACGGCCGTGCTCTGGCTGATCTGCCACTCCGCCTTCGGCAAGGTGCTGGTAGCGGTGCGCGAGAACCGCACGCGCGCCGGCTTTGTCGGCGTCAACACGCGGCAGATGCGCTGGACCGCCTTCGTCGTCGCCGGCACCTTTGCCGGCATCGCCGGCGCCATCTTCGCCATGTACAACCGCGGCATGTACGTGGAGAACGCCTTCTGGACCCAGTCGGCCCAGGTGCTGATCATGGTGCTGCTGGGCGGCATGTACTCGTTCTTCGGCCCCGCCATCGGCGCCGCCGCGCTCTATCTGCTGGAGCGTTTCACCAACGAATACACCGAGTACTGGCCGACCGTCCTCGGCGGCATTCTGCTGGTGATCCTGATGTTCCTGCCGGAAGGCCTGGTGGGTCTGGCACAGAAGGTCAAAGGCAAGCTGGCCGGCCAGGGAGGGTCGAACTGA
- a CDS encoding branched-chain amino acid ABC transporter permease: MQGLEMLIGNPTFAFIQVMNSLSMGMNYFIIAAGLSLIFGVLRVINFAHGAFFMFGAYTAYTVSAAWGLGFWPAVLAAALFLAVIAVFLERTLFQFLYDKEHLMQLLLTFAIVLIMGDVAKVLWGTDQYSVSYPEGLGGAWNLGITFYPSYRLVLCLIGPVILLVLWYFTERTRWGRLTRAATQDREMLAALGINVPVIYTGVFLVGSALAGVGGALASPFNSPVPGMDVFIIVECFVIVIIGGLGSLWGSFLGAMIYGFVFNFGSVILPNSQDVLAYLLLLVVLLIRPWGLFGKPEQG; this comes from the coding sequence ATGCAAGGCCTGGAAATGCTGATAGGCAATCCGACATTTGCCTTCATTCAGGTTATGAACTCCCTGTCGATGGGGATGAACTATTTCATCATCGCCGCCGGCCTCTCCCTGATCTTCGGCGTCCTGCGCGTCATCAACTTCGCCCATGGCGCCTTCTTCATGTTCGGCGCCTACACCGCCTATACCGTATCGGCGGCCTGGGGGCTGGGCTTCTGGCCGGCGGTCCTGGCCGCGGCCCTGTTCCTGGCCGTGATCGCCGTGTTTCTGGAGCGCACGCTGTTTCAGTTCCTGTACGACAAGGAACACCTGATGCAGCTGCTGCTGACCTTCGCCATCGTGCTGATCATGGGCGACGTGGCCAAGGTTTTGTGGGGAACCGACCAGTACAGCGTCAGCTATCCGGAGGGCCTGGGCGGCGCCTGGAATCTGGGCATCACCTTCTATCCCAGCTACCGCCTCGTGCTCTGCCTGATCGGGCCGGTGATTCTGCTGGTGCTCTGGTACTTCACCGAGCGCACCCGCTGGGGCCGCCTGACCCGCGCCGCCACCCAGGACCGGGAAATGCTGGCCGCCCTCGGCATCAACGTGCCGGTGATCTACACGGGCGTGTTCCTGGTCGGATCGGCCCTGGCCGGGGTCGGCGGCGCGCTGGCCTCGCCCTTCAACTCGCCGGTGCCGGGCATGGACGTGTTCATCATCGTCGAGTGTTTCGTCATCGTCATCATCGGCGGCCTCGGCAGCCTGTGGGGCTCGTTCCTGGGCGCGATGATCTATGGCTTCGTGTTCAATTTCGGCTCGGTCATCCTGCCGAACTCACAGGACGTGCTGGCCTATCTGCTGTTGCTCGTGGTGTTGCTGATCCGGCCCTGGGGCCTGTTCGGCAAGCCGGAACAGGGCTAG
- a CDS encoding ABC transporter substrate-binding protein, translated as MVKTLSVVAATAAILVGAQAQAKDIKIGVLYPTSGGGAIYGVPAMEGHNMAVDEINAAGGVGGAKLVTFARDTKLNPSAAAAAAKELITKEGVDVLVGGLSSAVGLAISEVAKQEGVVYIATIPKTIQMTTTKLHKYVFRTASNTDFEGDAMAQLVHNVGGKKLCDIQLDYAYGYDLAKGIEDGLKRHAPEVQKVMDLRAKLGATDYNAQITQILGAGCDVVTSGLWGAHFVNFAQQAKPFGLFNTIKFISGGEVASHEITGKMGDDYPDNVWSNAYELWYDDTVPAHKTFHDELSKRSGTKETAMWPVLAYIGVKFVAAGVEKAGSADPDALSAALEGMSIDTPVGQRTINPKDHQANTGQFWGPLVKKEGFAYRVMSPVTYIPAEIAE; from the coding sequence ATGGTTAAGACGCTTTCGGTCGTGGCCGCGACGGCTGCGATCCTCGTCGGCGCTCAGGCGCAGGCGAAGGACATCAAGATCGGTGTGCTCTATCCAACGTCCGGTGGCGGCGCCATTTACGGCGTTCCGGCGATGGAAGGCCACAACATGGCCGTGGACGAGATCAACGCGGCCGGCGGGGTCGGCGGCGCCAAGCTCGTGACCTTCGCCCGCGACACCAAGCTGAACCCCTCCGCGGCGGCGGCGGCGGCCAAGGAGTTGATCACCAAGGAAGGCGTCGACGTGCTGGTCGGCGGACTGTCGTCCGCGGTGGGCCTGGCCATCAGCGAAGTGGCGAAGCAGGAAGGGGTCGTCTACATCGCGACCATTCCCAAAACCATCCAGATGACCACGACCAAGCTGCACAAATACGTGTTCCGCACCGCGTCGAACACGGATTTCGAAGGCGACGCCATGGCCCAGCTCGTCCACAATGTGGGCGGCAAGAAGCTGTGCGACATCCAGCTCGACTACGCCTATGGCTATGACCTGGCCAAGGGGATCGAGGACGGCCTGAAGCGGCACGCGCCGGAGGTGCAAAAGGTCATGGACCTGCGCGCCAAGCTGGGTGCCACCGACTACAACGCCCAGATCACCCAGATCCTGGGCGCGGGTTGCGACGTGGTCACCAGCGGCCTCTGGGGCGCGCACTTCGTGAATTTCGCCCAGCAGGCCAAGCCCTTCGGCCTGTTCAACACCATCAAATTCATCTCCGGCGGCGAAGTCGCCAGCCATGAGATCACCGGCAAGATGGGCGACGATTATCCGGACAATGTCTGGTCGAACGCCTACGAACTCTGGTACGACGACACCGTCCCGGCGCACAAGACCTTCCACGACGAGTTGTCGAAGCGCTCCGGCACCAAGGAAACCGCCATGTGGCCGGTGCTGGCCTATATCGGCGTGAAATTCGTCGCCGCCGGCGTCGAGAAGGCCGGGTCGGCCGATCCGGATGCGCTTTCGGCCGCGCTGGAAGGCATGTCCATCGATACGCCGGTCGGCCAGCGCACCATCAACCCCAAGGACCACCAGGCCAATACCGGCCAGTTCTGGGGACCGCTGGTCAAGAAAGAGGGCTTCGCCTATCGCGTGATGAGCCCGGTGACCTACATCCCGGCCGAGATCGCGGAGTAA
- a CDS encoding alpha/beta fold hydrolase: MFHMNPISISLSQLERTAFDAVVIGSGYGGAIAAARLAEAGHNVCLLERGREILPGDYPTDLAGVLAETQVTTSKFGKITKNTPNGLLDLRVNDDMNVAIGCGLGGTSLINANVALETDPKTFCRTDADGQYHWPSAYRKDGVLDAYYTRARKMLGTVTLPQEYNPNKLKALYVSAGAIGQPCKRAPINVTFKDGRNAAGVEQKACTMCGDCCAGCNYGAKNTTLMNYLPYAHAHGARIVTEAAVDHLARGTDGEAKWVIHVKDMSAGNRRDEADRNVRRLLRADIVVVAAGTLGSTEILLRSQAKGLALSRQLGERFSGNGDVLSFGFDADWDRGSRGGSAGERQPVWGIGAGAEYPLKRDSGPEFRPGPCITGVIEVDMAADAPVEQAAVIEEGVAPGALSPIYPAMFFLSEALHGQLTRFPDIALRLQDAKDLGTALLSGTGLSEASYHGAMSRTQSFLLMSHDSSGGKIVLDETTDTVRVDWPGVGREFPYERDNALLRDAADGIWANSLPSPLWHPNFGNRLITVHPVGGCCMGETSAAGVVNADCEVFRPSTDDAGGTAVYDGLLVCDGSVMPTSLGLNPLLTISAVAERAMERLLDRVGRKPGAERRPQPLPPAVSPEAAPLSDGTDEWTEAVQLLTAVKDWLKDLGNKIDNADYTEAANTIYHTIERARKTFKIPISKDENYDFWFYLEHSDELTRDIRPSIRDVMEILDCVLDTIRTEPYDYAAVIAVLEKAFGDFSPNLSFSETMTGFVAAPGGGTTSAISDPFAVAARVGESQGLSLEADFRVRADSVRQLLANPDHKALLSGSVKWKQAPQEEAVAFAVTDGSFRLLKKDAATVEAWQMIYAGKLKPRNPVAGKSADYRFTGTKTLKRRPDSNWWGDLTTLYVDIAKDEDPSQIVARGVIRLGIQDFLNQMQTLESKFCRTLKTYDGASIYKKLFLDMVPYPKGYGGVRWGILHTDLKKPEIRHQFLLKTVDLMLKPGRQSPLPKKIASAAMRHFQFEFAAFFANLIFRTYGGMLSYLNDFPRQDFLAGKVIPMPAANGAPLRYRDDVRSECYRFFSAPNVELQLIRYNGGDRGPVILAPGFANVAQCFAIETVDKNLVDCLCAAKYDVWLFDYRGSPALGEVSLKPFDIDDIALEDWPAAVDYVLAMTGAKNLQVVAHCMGSMSLQMSLLSGRLATGKVRSAVCSQLTVHPVNFWFNQMKADTHIGSLIVHGLPKELVLALDGLVGPDAAQLFAGRKTIDTNSGPRTPGPVSPQDQVLDLLTWPAPFPNGIPCYSPTCHRAFSIYGPAYVHAQLNEATHDAIQTIFGNISTTPFNQLATILRKGEAVTAKGENLYLPHPERLQLPIHFISGAINEEFTPDTTLRTYNWLRKNNPEMKDEYTRRVIPNYGHLDCFIGKNASKDVFEDIVDRLDKHARKP; encoded by the coding sequence ATGTTCCACATGAACCCGATCTCCATCTCGCTGAGCCAGTTGGAGCGCACCGCGTTCGACGCTGTCGTCATCGGCTCGGGCTATGGCGGCGCCATCGCCGCGGCCCGGCTCGCGGAGGCCGGCCATAATGTCTGCCTGCTGGAGCGGGGCCGCGAAATTCTGCCCGGCGATTATCCGACCGACCTGGCGGGCGTGCTCGCGGAAACCCAGGTCACCACATCGAAATTTGGCAAGATTACCAAAAACACTCCGAACGGCCTGCTCGACCTTCGCGTCAACGACGATATGAACGTCGCCATAGGCTGCGGCCTGGGGGGCACCTCGCTGATCAACGCCAATGTTGCGTTGGAAACCGACCCCAAAACCTTTTGCCGCACGGATGCCGACGGCCAGTACCACTGGCCATCCGCCTATCGCAAGGACGGGGTTCTGGACGCCTATTACACGCGCGCACGGAAAATGCTCGGCACCGTTACGCTGCCGCAAGAATACAACCCGAACAAGCTGAAAGCCTTGTACGTGTCGGCGGGCGCGATCGGCCAACCGTGCAAAAGGGCGCCGATCAACGTCACCTTCAAGGACGGGCGCAACGCGGCCGGGGTGGAGCAGAAAGCCTGCACCATGTGCGGCGATTGCTGCGCCGGCTGCAACTACGGCGCCAAGAACACCACCCTCATGAACTACCTGCCCTACGCGCACGCCCATGGCGCCCGCATCGTCACGGAAGCGGCCGTCGATCATCTTGCGCGGGGGACCGATGGGGAAGCGAAATGGGTCATCCATGTCAAAGACATGTCCGCCGGGAACCGCCGGGATGAAGCGGATCGGAACGTGCGGAGGCTGCTCCGTGCCGATATCGTCGTGGTGGCGGCCGGAACCCTCGGATCCACCGAAATCCTGCTGCGGTCGCAAGCAAAGGGGCTGGCGCTTTCCCGGCAACTGGGCGAGCGCTTTTCCGGCAATGGCGATGTTCTCAGCTTTGGCTTCGATGCCGATTGGGATCGGGGGTCCCGCGGCGGCAGCGCCGGCGAGCGGCAGCCTGTCTGGGGTATCGGCGCGGGCGCGGAATACCCGCTCAAGCGCGACAGCGGCCCCGAATTCCGGCCCGGCCCCTGCATCACCGGGGTGATCGAGGTGGATATGGCAGCGGATGCCCCGGTCGAGCAAGCCGCCGTCATCGAAGAGGGGGTCGCCCCCGGGGCGCTCTCGCCGATCTATCCCGCGATGTTCTTCCTGTCGGAGGCCCTGCACGGCCAGCTGACCCGTTTTCCGGATATCGCCCTGCGATTGCAGGACGCGAAGGACCTGGGCACCGCCCTCCTGTCCGGCACCGGGCTATCCGAAGCGAGTTATCATGGCGCGATGAGCCGGACGCAATCTTTCCTGCTGATGTCGCATGACAGCTCCGGCGGCAAAATCGTCCTCGACGAAACCACCGACACGGTGCGGGTCGATTGGCCGGGGGTCGGGCGAGAGTTTCCTTACGAGCGCGATAACGCCCTGTTGCGAGACGCGGCCGATGGCATCTGGGCGAATTCCCTGCCGAGCCCGCTCTGGCATCCCAATTTCGGCAACCGGCTGATCACCGTCCATCCGGTCGGCGGGTGCTGCATGGGCGAAACGTCGGCTGCCGGCGTGGTCAATGCGGACTGCGAGGTGTTCAGGCCCTCAACCGACGATGCGGGCGGGACCGCGGTATACGACGGGTTGCTGGTCTGCGACGGCTCGGTCATGCCGACATCGTTGGGGCTCAATCCGTTGCTGACGATCTCCGCCGTCGCCGAACGGGCGATGGAGCGATTGCTCGACAGGGTGGGACGGAAGCCCGGCGCGGAGCGCCGACCGCAGCCCCTCCCTCCGGCCGTTTCACCAGAGGCCGCGCCCCTATCGGACGGTACCGATGAATGGACGGAAGCGGTCCAACTGCTGACAGCGGTGAAGGATTGGCTAAAGGATCTCGGCAACAAAATCGACAATGCGGACTATACGGAAGCCGCGAACACGATTTATCACACCATCGAACGGGCCAGAAAGACATTCAAAATCCCCATCAGTAAGGATGAGAACTACGATTTTTGGTTTTATCTCGAACACTCCGATGAATTGACCAGGGATATCAGACCATCCATCAGGGACGTGATGGAAATTTTGGATTGCGTCCTCGATACGATCCGCACCGAACCATACGATTACGCTGCCGTCATCGCTGTGCTCGAAAAGGCATTCGGCGACTTCTCGCCCAATCTGAGTTTCTCCGAAACGATGACCGGCTTTGTCGCCGCGCCTGGCGGCGGGACGACCTCCGCCATATCCGATCCGTTTGCGGTGGCCGCACGGGTCGGGGAAAGCCAAGGTCTATCCCTGGAGGCGGATTTCCGCGTGCGCGCGGACAGTGTGCGCCAACTCCTCGCCAACCCCGACCACAAGGCCCTGTTGTCGGGGAGCGTGAAGTGGAAGCAGGCGCCGCAAGAAGAGGCGGTCGCGTTTGCCGTCACGGATGGCAGTTTCCGCCTCTTGAAAAAAGACGCCGCGACGGTCGAAGCCTGGCAGATGATCTACGCAGGCAAGCTCAAGCCAAGGAACCCGGTCGCAGGCAAGAGCGCAGACTATCGGTTTACCGGAACAAAAACCCTGAAGCGTCGGCCCGACTCCAACTGGTGGGGCGATCTGACAACGCTTTATGTCGACATCGCCAAGGACGAAGATCCTTCCCAAATCGTCGCCAGAGGCGTTATTCGCCTTGGGATTCAGGATTTTCTGAATCAAATGCAGACGCTTGAGTCGAAATTCTGCAGAACGCTGAAAACATATGACGGCGCCTCCATTTACAAGAAATTGTTCCTGGATATGGTCCCCTACCCCAAAGGATACGGCGGTGTCCGCTGGGGCATTCTCCACACGGACCTGAAGAAGCCCGAAATTCGTCATCAATTCCTTCTGAAAACCGTCGATCTCATGCTGAAGCCGGGCCGGCAGTCTCCCCTGCCCAAGAAGATCGCCTCGGCTGCCATGCGCCACTTCCAGTTCGAATTCGCCGCCTTTTTCGCCAACCTGATTTTCCGAACCTATGGCGGCATGCTTTCCTATCTCAACGACTTTCCGCGCCAGGATTTCCTGGCCGGCAAGGTCATCCCCATGCCCGCCGCCAACGGGGCACCCTTGCGGTATCGGGATGACGTCCGATCCGAATGCTACCGGTTTTTCTCTGCGCCGAATGTCGAACTGCAACTGATCCGCTACAACGGCGGCGACCGGGGGCCGGTCATCTTGGCGCCCGGTTTCGCCAATGTGGCTCAGTGCTTTGCGATTGAGACGGTGGACAAAAACCTGGTCGATTGCCTTTGCGCGGCGAAGTATGACGTCTGGCTGTTCGACTACCGGGGCAGCCCGGCGCTGGGCGAGGTCAGTCTGAAGCCCTTCGATATCGACGACATTGCCCTGGAGGACTGGCCGGCGGCCGTCGATTACGTTCTGGCGATGACGGGGGCGAAAAACCTACAGGTGGTCGCGCATTGCATGGGCTCGATGTCGCTGCAAATGTCGCTGCTGTCCGGCCGTCTGGCGACGGGCAAGGTGCGCTCTGCGGTCTGCTCGCAACTGACGGTCCATCCCGTCAATTTCTGGTTCAACCAGATGAAAGCCGATACCCATATCGGCTCCCTGATCGTCCACGGCCTGCCGAAAGAGCTGGTGCTGGCGCTCGACGGTCTGGTTGGCCCCGATGCGGCCCAGCTCTTCGCCGGCCGCAAGACGATCGACACCAATTCCGGCCCGCGGACGCCCGGGCCGGTTTCCCCGCAAGACCAGGTCCTGGATCTTCTGACCTGGCCGGCGCCCTTCCCCAACGGAATTCCCTGCTACAGCCCCACCTGTCACCGCGCCTTCTCCATTTACGGCCCGGCTTATGTGCACGCCCAGTTGAATGAAGCGACGCACGATGCGATCCAGACAATCTTCGGCAACATCTCGACAACGCCGTTCAATCAACTGGCGACGATCCTACGCAAGGGGGAGGCGGTGACGGCAAAGGGCGAAAATCTCTACCTGCCGCATCCGGAGCGTCTGCAACTGCCGATTCACTTTATCTCCGGCGCCATCAACGAGGAATTCACCCCGGACACGACATTGCGCACCTACAACTGGCTGCGCAAGAATAACCCCGAGATGAAAGACGAATACACCCGGCGAGTCATTCCCAATTACGGGCATCTCGACTGCTTTATTGGAAAAAATGCCAGCAAGGATGTGTTCGAAGACATCGTCGACCGGCTTGATAAACATGCCAGAAAACCATGA
- a CDS encoding AAA family ATPase yields the protein MPSEHTSREPNAEWGSSEAAAPGPRRAPIPSLDGQQRWAAVLFADLENFTGITERVGAEVTFALIGEIVRASRDIIDAHKGCAVEYAGDSILASFGTPVAVENASFEACRAALELQQYMARSEDRFQARYDIRPRLRIGIAGGVIVTSLKGPDPHFTTGVPGGGVPGGGVPGPGVLGNAVNLASRLQHLAGPGEVLCSDTVRDQIEGLATLVSLGHKTIKGVKEPVEVFRLDKLHPDRTVFHGRVARGSKTFYAREADLALLQAWMAAAPPEAGPVDISGPAGIGKSRLVFEGCRAPLPGTSLLIANCNSDLQDKPFAPLIELIHSGAAQQSGSADPKLDSYLGGLLGNSEPGFDLFLEFVKNSHVTPESTDHGAGVYVRNLMYKVLLELCQDPAVIVVLEDIHWIDRFTGEILQRLVETHGRGVKLLWTRRSEYRLGWAEDRTVAHWALGPVPAEEVGAIVADLLQVPGISAELLAFILETTEGNFLFLEETVRYLKHTGQVVVDGDGVAFNRRAETQATAGNLQHLILSRYDQLDSSAKAHVLAAATRGRQFSERFLARCYDDAGAASAAIAAASEVGLIEPAGEGGVRRWRFSHALFGMAIEQSALSAQRKDVHGVVARALDTEDDRAISEYSEELAYHYKECGDAGKAVFYLWKSAERVFGIYAVVEADHYLSDAFALIDAQPDLVSEDAFGEMLVLWGRTLEVYGDFRRLNAIMKAHLPRLRSGGPTGSLAMCMTLQALGRSFAGQHGIAIGYANEAVEMAKILNDKHKLLWANVATMVAYLHADHWPRERILELYRDIRSKIYQNGDEHLISVCDFYGASIYRMKGEIAEAANICASLVDYGHANANARAISFGSNALLMVRALQEDWQGFAAAARESFRYSIPDTGARRVAAISLLLVDYRDGQPGWNARCLLPHADRAREFEDQVLEHVCRGRLFGGYLIRTGEVAKGWAELQSCQSMFGRKGIAEVNLQSLFDRALILLSIAGIEPKDEGGPKPKFGLRDLVAIAVLRIGAVRRAEGYLNAFLAKCPEERGHYIAHVHLRLGLIARARKHRDKARHHFRLSHALFLEQDLTKRAAQALEFAQAEA from the coding sequence GTGCCGTCGGAACACACGAGCAGAGAACCGAACGCGGAATGGGGTTCGAGCGAGGCCGCTGCGCCCGGTCCGCGGCGCGCTCCGATCCCGAGCCTCGATGGACAGCAGCGCTGGGCTGCGGTGCTCTTTGCCGATCTCGAAAATTTCACCGGGATCACGGAACGCGTGGGCGCCGAAGTCACGTTCGCGTTGATCGGGGAGATCGTGCGCGCATCCCGGGATATCATCGACGCGCACAAAGGGTGCGCGGTCGAGTATGCGGGCGACAGCATTCTGGCATCCTTCGGAACGCCGGTTGCGGTCGAAAACGCATCGTTCGAGGCGTGCCGGGCGGCGCTCGAACTGCAACAGTATATGGCCAGGTCGGAAGACCGATTTCAGGCCCGTTACGATATCAGGCCGCGCCTGCGGATCGGTATTGCGGGCGGCGTCATCGTCACCAGCCTGAAAGGCCCGGATCCGCATTTCACCACCGGCGTTCCGGGGGGCGGCGTTCCGGGGGGTGGCGTTCCGGGGCCGGGCGTTCTGGGAAATGCGGTGAATCTGGCCTCGCGCCTTCAGCATTTGGCCGGTCCGGGAGAAGTGCTGTGCTCGGACACGGTGCGAGACCAGATTGAGGGCCTGGCAACACTGGTGTCCCTTGGCCACAAGACCATCAAGGGAGTGAAGGAGCCGGTGGAAGTCTTCCGGCTCGACAAGTTGCATCCCGATCGGACGGTGTTCCACGGCAGGGTCGCGCGCGGCAGCAAGACATTCTATGCGCGCGAAGCCGATCTCGCGCTGTTGCAGGCCTGGATGGCGGCGGCTCCGCCAGAGGCCGGGCCGGTGGATATTTCCGGACCGGCGGGCATCGGCAAGTCTCGTCTGGTGTTCGAAGGCTGCAGGGCGCCGTTGCCGGGGACAAGCCTGCTCATCGCCAACTGCAACAGCGACCTTCAGGATAAGCCGTTCGCCCCCTTGATCGAACTGATCCATTCGGGCGCGGCACAGCAATCCGGGTCCGCCGATCCGAAACTCGACTCCTATCTGGGAGGACTTCTCGGCAATTCGGAGCCGGGATTCGATCTTTTTCTGGAATTCGTGAAAAATTCGCACGTGACGCCCGAGTCCACCGATCACGGGGCGGGCGTTTATGTGCGAAATTTGATGTACAAGGTGTTGCTGGAACTGTGCCAGGACCCTGCGGTTATCGTCGTTCTGGAGGATATCCACTGGATCGATCGATTTACGGGCGAAATTCTGCAACGGCTGGTCGAAACCCATGGGCGAGGGGTCAAATTGCTTTGGACCCGCCGCAGTGAATATCGGCTCGGGTGGGCGGAAGACCGGACCGTCGCGCATTGGGCGCTCGGTCCCGTCCCGGCGGAGGAAGTTGGCGCCATCGTCGCCGACCTTCTGCAGGTGCCGGGAATTTCGGCCGAATTGCTGGCCTTCATTCTCGAAACAACCGAGGGCAATTTCCTGTTTCTGGAGGAGACGGTTCGCTACCTGAAGCACACCGGCCAGGTGGTCGTTGACGGGGATGGGGTGGCCTTCAATCGACGTGCGGAAACGCAAGCGACCGCGGGGAATTTGCAACACTTGATCCTCAGCCGTTACGACCAGCTCGACAGCTCGGCGAAGGCGCATGTGCTGGCGGCGGCCACAAGGGGACGGCAGTTTTCGGAACGGTTCCTGGCGCGGTGCTATGACGATGCGGGGGCCGCCAGTGCGGCGATTGCCGCGGCGTCGGAGGTGGGACTTATTGAGCCCGCAGGGGAGGGGGGCGTGCGCCGGTGGCGCTTCTCCCACGCGCTCTTCGGCATGGCCATCGAACAAAGCGCCCTTTCGGCCCAACGCAAGGACGTGCATGGCGTGGTCGCTCGCGCGCTGGATACGGAAGATGACCGGGCGATCTCCGAATATTCCGAGGAATTGGCGTATCATTACAAGGAATGCGGAGATGCGGGCAAAGCGGTCTTCTATCTTTGGAAGTCAGCCGAGAGGGTGTTCGGCATTTATGCGGTGGTAGAGGCCGATCATTACCTGTCGGACGCCTTCGCCCTGATCGACGCTCAACCGGATCTGGTCTCAGAGGACGCGTTCGGGGAAATGCTGGTTCTGTGGGGGCGCACGCTGGAGGTGTATGGCGATTTCCGCCGGCTGAACGCGATCATGAAGGCGCATCTGCCGCGGTTGCGGTCAGGCGGCCCCACCGGTTCCCTCGCGATGTGCATGACGCTCCAGGCGCTCGGACGCTCGTTCGCGGGCCAACACGGCATCGCCATCGGCTACGCCAATGAGGCGGTGGAGATGGCGAAGATCCTGAATGACAAACATAAGTTGTTATGGGCGAATGTCGCGACCATGGTGGCCTATCTCCATGCGGATCATTGGCCCAGGGAAAGAATTTTAGAGCTTTATCGTGATATACGCTCTAAAATTTATCAAAACGGTGACGAGCACTTGATATCGGTGTGCGATTTCTATGGGGCCTCCATTTATAGAATGAAGGGAGAGATTGCAGAAGCCGCAAACATATGCGCAAGTTTGGTTGATTACGGTCATGCCAATGCCAACGCACGCGCGATTTCGTTTGGCAGCAATGCCCTGCTGATGGTGCGGGCGCTCCAGGAAGACTGGCAGGGCTTCGCCGCAGCGGCTCGGGAGTCGTTCCGGTATTCGATACCGGACACCGGCGCGCGGCGCGTGGCGGCCATCTCGCTGTTGTTGGTCGATTATAGGGACGGACAGCCCGGCTGGAATGCCCGATGCCTGTTGCCCCATGCGGACAGGGCGCGGGAATTCGAAGATCAGGTGCTTGAGCATGTCTGTCGCGGTCGCCTGTTTGGCGGCTATTTGATCCGAACCGGCGAAGTCGCGAAAGGCTGGGCCGAACTGCAATCCTGCCAGTCGATGTTCGGCCGAAAGGGGATTGCGGAGGTCAATCTTCAGTCATTGTTTGATAGAGCATTGATATTGCTTTCTATTGCGGGAATCGAGCCGAAAGACGAGGGCGGGCCGAAACCAAAATTCGGCTTGCGGGATCTGGTCGCGATTGCGGTGTTGCGCATCGGCGCGGTGCGCCGCGCCGAGGGCTATCTCAACGCGTTCCTTGCCAAGTGCCCGGAGGAACGCGGCCATTATATCGCCCATGTCCATCTGCGGCTTGGCCTGATCGCGCGGGCGCGCAAGCACAGGGACAAGGCGCGCCACCACTTCCGCCTCAGCCATGCGCTGTTTTTGGAGCAGGATCTCACCAAACGCGCGGCGCAAGCGCTCGAATTTGCGCAGGCGGAAGCGTAG